CATTTCAAGACTTCAGCGGAGGAAGTACAGCTGTGTGAcatcaggcccagctaaattttgtattttttttttttcttttgagacggagtttcgctcctgttacccaggctggagtgcaatggcgcgatctcggctcaccgcaacctccgactcctgggttcaggcaattctcctgcctcagcctcctgagtagctgggattacaggcacgcgccaccatgcccagctaattttttgtatttttagtagagacggggtttcaccatgttgaccaggatggtctcgatctctcgacctcgtgatccacccgcctcagcctcccaaagtgctgggattacaggcttgagccaccgcgcccggcaaattttgtatttttattagatttagggtttcaccatgttggccaggctggtctcgaactcctgacctcaagtgatccaaccgcctcagcctcccaaagtgctaggattacaagcgagTAATTTTACTtacgacagggtttcaccatgttggtcaggccaggctggtctcgaattcctgacctcgtgatctgcctgcctcggcctcccaaagtgctaagattacaggcatgagccatcacacccggccacaATAATAAGGTAtatacattgctttttaaatacataatgctaTTTCACACAACAGACTACAGAATAGTGCAAACAGAACTTTTTATATGcattgggaaaccaaaaaattcatgtgactcaTTTTATTGCAATACTAGCTTTTTATGGTGGTGGTCTAGAACTAAAACCACAGTATTTGAGGTATGCTTGTATTAATCTGCATTTACAGACAAATTAAGGCACAGAATGACCTTACTGTCACTTTGGCTAGAGTGAAAATTCAGATAATGCCTCAGCCCATGCTTCTAACCAATTATACTGTGAGTATAACATGCTGGTATTCTCAGAACTATTTCCTTTATCCAGAACagtgttaagatttttttttggtgatagtTTTCAGAAAGGCATTTAGGTAAAGCACAGTTCTCCCTGTTTTACACCTTCTTACTTTACACATTTACCATCACCTGCCAAACCACTCATTTTGACATTGAAGCATTTCTATTACAGAGGGTATAATTGCATCTCActttatttaagtattttcttcttcaggCTTTGAAAGCTCCCACATTAACTGTTTCTTCTCCAGTGAGTGAGTTGTAGTTCTCACACAGAAACATTACCCTTCTAGTCACTAGGGTACTTCAGCTCAAGGGAGTAAGACTAGTAACAATTAAAATCAActtcatggccaggcacagtggctcacgcctgtaatctcagcactctgggaggctaaggcaggcagataatgaggtcaggagtttgagaccagcctggcctgaccaacatggtgaaaccatctccactaaaatacaaaaattagctgggcatggtggtgtgtgtctgtttgtaatcccagctactcgggaggctgaggcaggagaattacttgaaccagggagtcagaggatgcagtgagcgagatgccaccattgcactccagcagcctggcaatagagcaagactctgtctcaaaaaaaaaaagaaactcacaacAAATTTTAGCAAGGTAAGTttaagtcttttcaataaataccGGAAAAATGGTAAAAGCAGCTTCTGTTGGAATGCTTCCTGATTTATGGAcctttatttaatttgttaaatgaGAGCTGATGAAAATATTGTCCCCAAAGTAACAGTCATAGAAACACGTTACCTATTTGAAAGAGCAATATCATTAGTTAGTTACAAAATTTAATTGTAAGGATTAAGCAGTGAATATTGGTCAAACCAATCCACACTGACAGCTCTGAAGTGTTCAgatgctgattttaaaataaatgtgacaaaTAGCAATCAGATTTTCATAACACTGTTCAGGATCACATCAACTTGATTATGGACATAGTTCAATACACAAGGGTAAGAGAAAGACAGTGTGTAATCTATAATTATTACACCAGAGGCATAATTTTTTCAAATCACTTTTAGTAACAGAATACATTCTAACTTTTTAAAGTCTAAAGCTACATAAAACTCAATGTAATCTATTTTTCTATCTGAGATCAAAATGAGTTTCATTTTTCCTAACAAAACATAATTCTTAACCATTGGGGTAAATCTGAATTCACGTGGTACACTTtgtcaaacttttccaaaaaattttAAGCCCTGTTTTAGAGAGAAATTCTTATGTTactcatatatttacatattttttcttcaaaggcTAATGACAATGTATGAAGCTAATAGGCCTATAATGGAACCATGATACTACtaataatgtgaaataaaaagCCACTCATTTATACAGAGTGTTCCTGAGTGGTGCAATAAGAAATAGGATCAcagatttatgtatatatatgaatcaCTAAGAGTTCAGAAATTAAGCTCACTTTAAGAAAActcattctatttttctctttggagtAGAGGCTGCAAAACTGTGATTCCTAACAAAAATATTGTATACAAGAGCTCCAAAACCAAGCATTAGCTTAAACTGGCAATAACTGCAACTTAAAAACTATATCCAACTAGATCTTCACTGTGGCTATGCAACTTTTTGCTTATTGGCCTGAAGGTTTTTATTGAGGTGACAACCTCTTATCTCTTGCCCGTCCCTCtaccacaaaagcaaaaaaaaaaaaagaacaagaaaaacaaaaaaacaaaacacctctacAGCTTCCTTCTTCATGGCTGTCTTTGGCAATGCTTCCAAATCTTGAAAGCAAAAGAACCTGCTGAAGTACATGAGGAGGATGAAAACACTATACATGATGTATGAAAATCAACCTAAGAGTATGAACTAAGGAAGAAACTACTAGAAGGAAGGCCAAGCAGCAGTCAGCCcccaacagaaaacaaaaaagcaggagaGCTGTTACTGCTCTGGCCCATTATCTCCCAATTAGAAGTGTGTGGAACCGAAAATTTAAACTCTGAAAAGGTAACAACTTTTGAGGAGAAGCAACAGAAGTGAATAAATGATAAACAAGTACAGCAGTAGCTTTAGCTGTCAATCAGTTTCTTTGCTCTGGCATTGGCAATGTCAATACGATCTTTGTTGGTGTCAacctgaaaaacaagaaagataccAGCATTACCTCACAAGGTAAGTaactctaataaaaattaaactttttacaCTTGGAGTAACTGACACACTGAGAAAATCCAAGAAACCACATGAAGTTACATTATAAAACTCATGTTGGGGGAGAAGTAATAGAATATGAAATTCATTTGGAAAAACCCTGGTATATAAACATGACGAAGGTATAACATATAAGACCTTGCCAATATTTCATCAATTCTGTAATACTTTTCATAGTTTAACATGCCTAAAACTAGGATGTATCCTGTAatcaatggcattttttttttgatgcaatgaaatattaaagaGTGCTTTTCTCTGTTAGAGATCTGGACCTTGTGGGAGTTCTCTAAACTGAATCATAGACTCTCATCTGAAGCTGCCCCAACTCTAACCTAGAGAGACTAAAATAACCATTCCAAAGATCTTTAAAACAAATCTATTaccatccacaccaacatctgaATTAAAATGACAGGTATAGCCTAAACCCAGATTGCAGCATTTATAGGATTTTGTGAACCACTGTTTCTATGAAATCCATCATAAGTGATTTAACAGAGAGCCAAGCTTAAAAAGTCACCCTAAACTTTAAAGTTCACTGAGATTTTAATGAGatatgatagtttcttttttttttttgagacagggtctcactctgttacccaggctgaaatgcaatggtgcaatcacagctcactgtagccttcaactcctgtgttcaagcaatccttccacctcagcctcctgagtaactaggacaacaggtacacaccaccatgcctggtcaatttttaaacttttttagtagagtcaaggtcttggtctggtctcaaactcctaagctcaagcaatcctcctgccttagcttccaaaagtgttgagattataggtatgagccaccacggctggccaaGGTATGACTTTTAGATGTGACACATCAAAACACTGTAAATAATTTCACGTTCAATACCTTTATCATGTAaaattaagagggaaaaaaaaagaatcacaactTTCCTTCACTCAGATGAGTCTATTTTGTGTGTCCACTCCATAAGAACTAGTCTGCAGAACTGATTTTCACCTACGGACTCTTTCATAAGATGAGGattcaggaattttatttttagttaacaaaataggctgatgtgggaggattgctttggcCTGGGaggtaggctgcagtgagctgtgattgtgccactgcactacagcctaggcgacagagcaagaacccattctcaattaaaaaattaattaagccgggcgcagtggctcaagcctgtaatcccagcactttgggaggccgaggcgggtggatcacgaggtcaagagatcgagaccatcctggtcaacatagtgaaaccccgtctctactcaaaatacaaaaaattagctgggcatggtggtgcgtgcctgtaatcccagctactcaggaggctgaggcaggagaattgcctgaacccaggaggcggaggttgcggtgagccgagatcgcgccattgcactccagcctgggtaacaagagcgaaactccgtctcaaaaaaaaaaaaaaattaattaaaggccgggcgtggtggctcatgcctgtaatccaagcactttggaggccaaggcaggtggatcacctgaggtcggcagttcaagaccagcctgaccaacatggtgaaaccccatctttaaaagaaaaaagaaaagaaaaaattaattaaaaagtaaaacttattCATTTGGGAGAGAAAAAAGCATACTCAAAGGCTAAAGTAGATACTAAGCTTCATGAGTGAAGGTTTAAGAAAACTACTAAAGTCCAAAACTGCAGTTTCAAAATGCACCAACTGCCATCAGAAGGGAGGACTTGGCTCTTCTTTTACGCATTAGAACCACCACCTCATGAGAACTAAGACCTATGAGGATAGGAGCTTATCCTATTGTGTCCCCCACATTATCTAGCACAGATGTCTATTACTGAAACACTGAACCGTATGTCTCATTTTCTTGTAGCAATAAAAAGCTTTTTACCTTGTCTGTGATTCGCTGTATTCGTGGATTTTGAGCATCAATCTCATTGCCTATGTTCAGGGCCATGTCTTTTAGATTTCCCAGGATACTGCCCACTTGAGTCAGGTTCTCTTCCATTTCATCTTCTCTGGCATCATTAGTTATGCTATCACAAAAAGATAGTTAATTCCATAGAGTTTGTTTAATTTAAATGGAGTTAAGTCTGGATTTAATCTTCACACAAATAAGTAACCAAAATGACTCTAAGCAAGTGTAAGATCCAAAGGAATATAGGTTACCATTCTTGGAAAACATTCtataataaaaactgaaagaCTCATCAAGGAGAACACAGTGTCTTAAAGCCATgtaagaaaagattaagaaaaaactctaaaatagtgtttctcaaagtgtaactcccagcatcacctgggaagctGTTAGACATGGGAAAATGCTAATTCTCATACTCCATTCCAGACCTAATGAATCAAAAACTGTAAATGCATCCCAGAAACATATGGTTTAATAAGCCTCTCAGGTGGTTCTaaagaaccactgctctaaaatAGTTTTCCAACCTATGGCCCAAGGACAAAATCTGGCCACCatctgattttgtaaataaagttttatttaaacacagctatgctcatttgtttatataCTGTTTATGCCTGCTTTCACCCTACAACAGAGTTGAGTAATTGCAAGAGATTGTATGGCCtgaaaagtctgaaatattgATTCTCCGGCTCATTACAGATATTCTTATAGGAATCTAGCTGACCCTTGCTCTagatgacatattttaaaacatatttttttctatatacagAAGTAAAATATGCCTACTTCAATAATTTGAAAAGTACTGAAAAGTATATAGAAAAGTTACTCGTGCCACCCAAGGGCAACCACCACAGTTAATATTTTGtctagatgggcatggtggctcacactcataattccagcactttgggaggccaaggtaggctgatcaccctaggtcaggagtccaagaccagcctggtcaaatggtgaaaacccatctctactaaaaatacaaaaattagcttggcatggtggcgcccacctgtagtcccagctactcgggaggctgaggcaagagaatcgcttgaacctgggaggtgaagcttgcagtgagctgagattgcgccactgcactccatcctgagcaacacagcaagactctgtctcaaaacaaaacaacaaacaaacaaaaaggaaaaaaacaaaaaaacccacgtTTGTCaataggcagattttttttttaatttattttttatttttactgtttttttaatagagacggggtttcaccatgttggccaaaatggtcttgaactcctgacctcagctgatccacccgcctcagcctcccaaagtgctgggattacaggcgtgagccactacacccagctaaagtAGGCAGATTTTTAagtgcattttataaaaatggaataggccgggcacggtggctcaagcctgtaatccaagcactctgggaggccgaggcgggtggatcacgaggtcgagagatcgagaccatcctggtcaacgtggtaaaaccccgtctctactaaaaatacaaaaaaaaattagctgggcatggtggcgcatgcctgtagtcccagctactcaggaggttgaggcaggagaattgcttgaacccaggaggcggaggttgcggtgagccaagatcgtgccattgcactccagcctgggtaacaagagcgacactctgtctcaaaaaaaaaaaaaaaaaaaaaaaattgaataaatacaatttctatttcttattagTTAAGGGTCATGTACTGCTAAACTCATCTCCTAAGTGAACCGTTCATTAAGAAAGGTACAGGAATATTGGGAGGAGCTGGCATACCGTTTAATGTATCCACCACTGGCTGCTCCTGTTGTTGGTTGCTGAGGCTGACCATTCGTCACCCGGCTTGGCTGTTTAGATATTACATTGCTAGGTGAGTTTTCTCCGCAATCTCCCCATGTTGTCTTATAAGCCTTGCCAGACTCAAAGTTCTTTGTTCTATATAAGAGTCAAGAGTATAGAGAGATACCAAAAAACCAAAGAGGGAGAGTTCTAATTATTAGTGTCTGTTACCTTGAGGATGACACTAGTAACTCTAACGGAAACGCTGCATACAGCTCAATCTAGATGATCTATATACTATGTTCCATAGCAATATGGGATAGGAAATAGATGAATTATGTAAACCCATTGACactaaaacattttacaaaggtCTAAATACTACTTCTACCAAATCTTTACTGGGCTGTTAGCAAGTAGCAAAAGGCAACTATTTGATTTTTCAGGTTCCCTTAGTCTCGGGCACTatctttatgcttttctctttctagtGTATGAAGCACTATCTAGAAAAGAGGTTAATAAACACTACTTTTAAAAAGGTCCCataggaaggccgggcgcggtggctcaagcctgtaatcccagcactttgggaggccgaggtgggtggatcacaaggtcgagagatcgagaccaacctggtcaacatggtgaaaccccgtctctactaaaaatacaaaaaattagctgggcatggtggcgtgtgcctgtaatcccagctactcaggaggctgaggcaggagaattgcctgaacccaggaggcggaggttgcggtgagccgagatcgtgccattgcactacagcctgggtaacaagagcaaaactctgtctcaaaaaaaaaaaaaaaaggtcccatAGAAAAAGTATTCTGGGATATCTTAAGAGGTTCCTTGAAGGCATCTCAGAGGTTGACAAGGGACATGAGAATAAGAAGgcacccagcatggtggctcacgcctgtaatcccagcactttaggaggccgaggtgggtcagcctgaccaacatggtgaaaccccgcctctactaaaaatacaaaaattagccagacatagtggtgcatacctgtaaaaaattagccaggtgtggcagtgtgcgcctgtagtcccagctacttgggaggctgaggaaggagacttgcttgaacccaggaggtggaggttgcagtgagctcagatcgtgccactgcactctatctagactgggtgacaaagcaggactccatctcaaaaaaaaaaaaaaaaaaaaaaaacatcgtAAGTCTAGGCCTCTTAAATATAAAAGCATATGCTTTAGGTATAGCTGACATAGCCAAAACTCAGTCCGAAGCAGAACTTTACCATGGAATTTACCACTCAAACAGATccaaatggcaagaaaaaaaggCCTGGGAAAGTGGCTTTTAAATGGCTAttacaggctgggtacagtggctcatgcctgtaaccctagcactttgggaagcccacatgtgcagatcacttgaggctggaagttcgagaccagcctagccaaaatggcaaaacccgtctctactaaaaatagaaaaattagccaggtgtggtggcatgtgcctgtaatcccagctattcaggaggatgaggcaggaaaatcacttgaacctgggaggcagaggttgtagtaagccaagattgcgccactgcactccagcctcagccagagagcaagacttcatctcaacaaaaagaaaaagaaaaagtggctattatagcaaaaaaataaaaaataaaaaaaataaaatggctattACAGAAAAGTGACACaaaacttttctttattatttggcTAAAGTCAGTCTTTCACTCAATTTTAGTTTtcacttttctataaaaaaaaacaaaatagtatgTTGCTTAAATACTGGTCTctgatttattatatattttacattaatgaGAAAGTTTTaagattgcaaaaattaaaaagggaagaaattttatgaaaaaagtgACTTCTTCCTTAACACGCATGTGAGGATTCATTTCTGGCAAACCTAGAATTGAATCTTAGACCTTAACCATAATGTTACAGAAAGGATACtacttttttttgtgagacgcACTGCAAAGGTAAATTTATGAATACTGAAGAGCtagttctcaaagtgtgtttCATGGTACCACTTAAGTTCtcataattatatttctatttatcctTCTTTATTAATTaacccatttatttattaagaagcCATGTTAAATTTTTCCTGGAACAAGGTaggatatacatttttaaaataaatattcaagtgTATTCTTTATTAATAATAAGAAAGGTCCCATGCAAAATCATAGAGCAGAGTAAGAActagtaaataaaacaaaatcaatatattaGTTTATAAGAAAGTTAATAACCACAAATATTAACAGAAGTAATAGAAGTGAGGCTTTTATTAGAATTTCGGATTGTGGAACAGGTGGAAGAGAGAGGGTTAAAATTACAAAGTAACTAATGAGATATTATGTTTCTGACAGTATAAAAAGAGGAGTAGACTGGGACATGGCCTGTGAGTTGTGGTCTATTAAGGGATATATATATGCTCCAATCACCTTCCTAACATTAAGAGgcaatatttgaaattatttaaacttttgagAATTCTTCTTTCCACAATTAAATATAAGGGTATAAGATGCAAATGAACTGTTTTAAAATGACCATGTGAATGATTTTTAATTGAAGCATAATCTATAAACAATGAATCAGATTGGTTATCAAACTCTGCTATCTTTAAAATGACTAGATCTTGGAAGATGTTCTTTCAGTATTAAGgggaaaaggttaaaaaaagctgactttgaatttttttacaGGTTTGCATTGTGTCAGCTTGTTTACCTTCAAATGAGATGGGGAAAAGCTACTTTTTTCTTGCAGTTATGGTATGTTCTGCTTGTTTATGAAGAGGTGGTGTGTTAGTTCAGTGTGTCTTTTTCAGCATACCTACTCTAGGTAATGCATTTTTGCTGCTCAAGACCCGATCACTTGCCATCACCCTGGAGTTTCCTCCACCAAGCTGGAACCTGTTTTTAAGGCAATGTCAGGTAGCTGCCTACctaagtttataaagtaaaaagtattCACAAATatagtaatgtttttaaatgaatctaCTTTTCTTCCAAAGGGTCTTAGATGCTTTAAAGGTAATACTTTACAAACTTGACTGAGCATCAGAGCAACCTCGgtggtccccaatctttttggcaccggggaccagtttcatggaaaccTGTTTTTCCACGAACAGGGATGGGGGGAATGCTTTTCAGATGAAACTgatctacctcagatcatcaggcattagttggattctcataaggagcacacaactaGATCACTCaaatgtgcagttcacagtagggttcttGCTCCTTGAAAATGTAATGCCACTTCTGATCTGAGAGGACACGGAGCTCAGGCATTaaagctcacctcctgctgtgaggACCAGTTCCTGTTAACAGGCCCTGGACCAGTAGTGGTCTGTGGCCAGGGGATTGAGGGCGCCTGCTGTAGAACACATAGATACATAGTTTACACTCTGAAAATTCTACTCCAATACATATTGGGTAGAACCTGGGAATTGCTTGCTGTTGTTGTATATAAGGTCAGTGGGACAGTTAGCAATCCAGGAGGAATACTTTAGATTACTCTCATAGTCTCTATAGAGACTCTAGTAGTTTGTATATTGGAACACTAAAGAATTAATCTGGAGGAAACAAAGGGACATGtcaggattaaaaataaaaaggaacagagtAAAATAACTTAAATCCCAATTCTAGGCCTTTCATTCAGAAGCTACAGAATCTTAAGCAAACTTCAATTCTGAGTAACACTTTCCTTCTATGTAAAACTAGGATAATAGCAATACTTAATATTTAGCAGGGCTGTGAAAATGTTCTATTGATAATAGACATAAAACTGCTTTGTAAATCActggataaatatttttattcatttgcttcaACCTCAGCCTGACCCTAAGTCAACAGTTCATGCCTATAAGTGCATGGATTACCAACTAGCATGTTTACTTTTTGGCCCATTGCCATTTTTTAGCTTTGAGATCTACAGGCAGTTGAATGTAGTTGGAATATGGTGACATAAAAGATCACTAGAACCAGGCTGTTTTAGTCTACAGTAAGAAAGTTCTAATCTGTGACAGGACTCTTGAAAATCAAATGTACAGACAGCCCCTCTGGGAAGAAATTAGTCTTCATGATAAAATGCCTAAGCAAATTTGTGATAAATTTTAATGAGGTTGAGGACTCCATCTAGAAAGATTTACAACTCACTGTTAGTTTTGAGTAGTTTAATAGTCTTTAACTGGAACCTTTTTTTCCCACTTAAATCTCTCAttcaagccaggcgcggtggctcatgcctgtaatcccagcactttgggaggctgaggtgggtggatcacgaggtcaagagatcgagacca
The sequence above is a segment of the Saimiri boliviensis isolate mSaiBol1 chromosome 2, mSaiBol1.pri, whole genome shotgun sequence genome. Coding sequences within it:
- the SNAP23 gene encoding synaptosomal-associated protein 23 isoform X1, with protein sequence MDNLSSEEIQLRAHQITDESLESTRRILGLASESQDVGIKTITMLDEQGEQLNRIEEGLDQINKDMREAEKTLTELNKCCGLCVCPCNRTKNFESGKAYKTTWGDCGENSPSNVISKQPSRVTNGQPQQPTTGAASGGYIKRITNDAREDEMEENLTQVGSILGNLKDMALNIGNEIDAQNPRIQRITDKVDTNKDRIDIANARAKKLIDS